The genomic region AGCAACAATCATCCATCCGAAGGTGAACTGGCCTGTCAAGGGAACCGCGCGGAGGGATAAGTCTGAATAGCTAAAGAAAAAAACGGCAGGAGTAGCTGGCAAAAACTCGGTTGAGAGAAGAGCCGTCCAGGCGACAGCAGGCATGAAAGGTAACGCAAAAGCAACGGCAAAATTAAAAACAGAAAGGGGCCTCGAAGTGAAGAAACCCAGAGGAAAAGTGTAAGCGGGAGGGGTTGACTAGGCGCGGGAAGCGTTTTTGCCGGTTCCGCGCCCTGCACCGGTCCGTGTGTTCACGGGGAAATGCGGGCATATCGCCGCACCACAGTAACGCAATGACAACAAATATATTAGAGGAAACCAACCACAAGACTCTCTCCGCACCCAAGCTTGGGCTCCGCATTGAGGCTTAGAAAGCATGCAATCCAGCCGCCCGGCAGTGAGGTTTCGGGACACCCAAAATGGTAATGTCGTGGTAACGATAGCATTAACCATACCCACCGATACCTGCACCCCCGGAATTACAATTTCACCCTCAGCATCCCCTGCGAGCGAAGCGGTGCCTGCGATGTTGTGCCACTCGGGCACCTTGCCGAAAAACTGGGCGTAATGGCTCATCTCGCGGATTCCCAGGTAGTCACAGAACAGCCCTATGCCGAAGATGGCCAGGTGCTTGGCGCGCAGCCCTTTTTGCGGCCGCTGACGGCCCAGGTATAAAAGATGAGCGCCAGCATCATCCAGAAGAGCAGGGGAGCGAGCTTCGAAGCCGTCATCAAGAGCGCTTCCTCTCTTCGCGCACCACGCAGCCGTCGTCCATGTGGATGGTGCGGTCCCCCCAGGAGGCCACCTCCTGGTTGTGCGTCACCATGACGATGGAAAAGCGCTCCTCGTCGCGCAGCTCCTGCAAAAGCTCCAGCACCATGGCGGTGCTCTTGTGGTCCAGGTTCCCGGTCGGCTCGTCTCCCAAGAGGAGCTTCGGGCTGTTGATGATGGCGCGCGCAATGCAGACGCGCTGCTGCTCTCCCCCCGAGAGCTCCGAGGGGCGGTTTTTGAGACGGTGCCCGAGCCCAACCCGCTCCAGGGCGAGCCTTGCCTCCGCCTCGTCGGAAACGCTGTGGAAGAACTGCGACATCATCACGTTTTCCAGCGCAGTGGGGTAGGGGATCAGGTGGTGCTGCTGGAAAATGATGCCGACGAAATCGCGGCGAAAGCGCGCAAGGCCATCCTCCGAGAGCGCGAGGAGGTCCGTCCCCCCGACGCTCAGCGCTCCGCCGCTGGGGCGGTCCAGCCCCCCCACGAGGTTCAAAAGCGTGCTCTTGCCGGAGCCGGAATGTCCCA from Citrifermentans bremense harbors:
- a CDS encoding ABC transporter ATP-binding protein encodes the protein MGHSGSGKSTLLNLVGGLDRPSGGALSVGGTDLLALSEDGLARFRRDFVGIIFQQHHLIPYPTALENVMMSQFFHSVSDEAEARLALERVGLGHRLKNRPSELSGGEQQRVCIARAIINSPKLLLGDEPTGNLDHKSTAMVLELLQELRDEERFSIVMVTHNQEVASWGDRTIHMDDGCVVREERKRS